One window of the Eucalyptus grandis isolate ANBG69807.140 chromosome 6, ASM1654582v1, whole genome shotgun sequence genome contains the following:
- the LOC104448383 gene encoding homeobox protein ARX, with protein MGLERHVRRADPAQVGFTWLPRTIVASDPPRRQSANLQGTTPALALHLTLFSSSKFEKYLNLQRKNLFAIYAPNLAVIHDLKPPPSSESIPTFLSLAKNPWILGPLFPVIRRSSAQNFPLRSSSTSSSTEHHHRRRREEFGAGAGAGARVGTGEGRGRCGARGREGGRGNGEAVRAVRSAGDNALRVGPGEPVLGLRREGARRQLPGGEARPGPPLPRVPVPDPVEGLGAEARPHGLGVRVLPPDLRRKAGPGAPGGGEEEAEDYDDNDVNEVLVDDDYGDEDEDEEEEEEEEIDDEEEEEDGENQVVPWSCDSPPPAASSSTEGESTSRSIAVAGDGLFAETIARGGLRMKRQRQSEDLDSDDEVGCVSSGLNSGTLDHEEAASSSALLTRPTKQRRAAVETNPIATSGGRAGAESLMNALKRLQRSAATEANAAAAVSSICRLSGYRRSP; from the exons ATGGGCCTCGAAAGACACGTCAGGCGCGCCGATCCAGCCCAGGTGGGTTTCACGTGGCTCCCCCGGACCATTGTGGCCTCAGATCCTCCACGTAGGCAGTCCGCGAATCTTCAGGGTACGACCCCCGCACTCGCTCTCCACCTCACTCTTTTCTCGTCctcaaaattcgaaaaatatctCAACCTCCagaggaaaaatctttttgcaatttacgCCCCGAATTTAGCTGTCATCCACGATTTGAAGCCACCTCCTTCCTCCGAGTCAATTcctacttttctttctcttgct AAGAATCCCTGGATTTTAGGTCCGCTTTTCCCCGTAATCCGTCGAAGCTCAGCGCAAAACTTTCCTCTacgatcttcttcaacctcgtCTTCTACCGAGCATCACCATCGCCGGCGGCGAGAGGAGTTCGGAGCCGGAGCCGGGGCCGGAGCGCGCGTCGGAACCGGCGAGGGAAGGGGGCGTTGCGGagcgagagggagggagggagggagggggaatgGAGAGGCGGTGCGAGCTGTGCGATCGGCGGGCGACAATGCACTGCGAGTCGGACCAGGCGAGCCTGTGCTGGGGCTGCGACGAGAAGGTGCACGGCGCCAACTTCCTGGTGGCGAAGCACGCCCGGGCCCTCCTCTGCCACGTGTGCCAGTCCCCGACCCCGTGGAAGGCCTCGGGGCCGAAGCTCGGCCCCACGGTCTCGGTGTGCGAGTGCTGCCGCCGGATCTGCGACGGAAGGCGGGGCCCGGAGCTCCGgggggcggcgaggaggaggcggaggattACGACGACAACGACGTGAACGAGGTGCTCGTTGACGATGACTATGGTgacgaagacgaagatgaggaggaggaggaggaggaggagatcgacgatgaagaggaagaagaagacggagaGAATCAGGTGGTTCCGTGGTCGTGCGATTCGCCGCCTCCGGCGGCTTCTTCGAGCACCGAAGGTGAATCTACCAGTAGGTCTATCGCGGTCGCAGGCGATGGGCTCTTCGCCGAAACGATTGCCCGCGGTGGATTGAGGATGAAGCGGCAGCGACAAAGCGAAGATCTCGACTCTGAC GATGAAGTCGGCTGCGTCTCGTCTGGATTGAACTCGGGAACATTAGATCACGAGGAAGCGGCCTCTTCCTCGGCCTTGTTAACCAGGCCGACGAAGCAGCGAAGGGCGGCCGTCGAGACGAATCCGATCGCGACGAGCGGCGGACGTGCGGGAGCAGAGTCGCTGATGAACGCCCTGAAGAGGCTGCAAAGGAGCGCCGCCACGGAAGCCAATGCCGCCGCGGCCGTCTCCAGCATCTGCAGGCTGAGCGGGTATCGGCGGAGCCCCTGA
- the LOC104448285 gene encoding calcium-binding protein KRP1-like: MAAHESTMSAVDFEDYFPSMIVRLGAEGFIGELCNGFQLLMDCEKGLITFESLKRNSFLLGLQDMGDEEFVCMLREGDLDGDGNLNQLEFCILMFRLSPGLMDGSKQWVQAEVDNVMI; the protein is encoded by the coding sequence ATGGCCGCTCACGAGAGCACGATGAGCGCAGTCGACTTCGAGGACTACTTCCCCTCGATGATCGTGAGGCTTGGGGCCGAGGGCTTCATCGGCGAGCTCTGCAACGGGTTCCAGCTCCTGATGGACTGCGAGAAGGGGCTGATCACGTTCGAGAGCCTGAAGAGGAACAGCTTCCTGCTAGGGTTACAGGACATGGGCGACGAGGAGTTCGTGTGCATGCTGCGAGAGGGCGATCTGGACGGGGATGGCAATCTGAACCAGCTGGAGTTTTGCATCCTTATGTTCAGATTGAGCCCTGGGCTGATGGACGGGTCCAAGCAGTGGGTGCAAGCTGAGGTAGATAACGTCATGATTTGA